One Chordicoccus furentiruminis DNA window includes the following coding sequences:
- a CDS encoding glyoxalase, giving the protein MEEYSEECLDTFLARQGQLFDEPVAGTREEAEAFLEDCLAQTAGSLDEVRRILDESGMDVSDLDDGELEEQAEVFPLPDGTYLIVEG; this is encoded by the coding sequence ATGGAAGAATACAGCGAGGAATGTCTGGATACGTTTCTGGCCCGTCAGGGGCAGCTGTTCGACGAGCCGGTGGCCGGGACCCGGGAGGAGGCGGAAGCCTTTCTCGAGGACTGCCTTGCCCAGACGGCCGGTTCGCTTGACGAGGTCCGCCGGATTCTCGACGAATCGGGGATGGATGTCTCCGATCTCGACGACGGGGAGCTGGAAGAGCAGGCCGAGGTATTCCCTCTTCCGGACGGAACCTATCTGATTGTCGAGGGGTAA
- a CDS encoding HAD family hydrolase: MRVKACIFDLDGTIIYTLKAIALAGNRMLDALGYAPLPEDEYRYYCGDGSRNLVIRCLKKAGGFTPENVEAGDRLNRMYLAERPLYGARPYEGMTEALETLKREGIGIAVFSNKPDDAARESVSGVYGSLFDHVQGQTDKVPIKPDPAGALAAAARLGAEPEECVYFGDTWTDMRTGENAHMYTVGVLWGYRDRKELEENGADEVIAAPREIPDLIRRLEGRKQIGG, encoded by the coding sequence ATGCGGGTAAAGGCATGCATATTTGATCTCGACGGCACGATTATCTATACGCTGAAGGCGATCGCCCTGGCGGGCAACCGGATGCTGGACGCTCTCGGCTATGCGCCGCTGCCGGAGGACGAATACCGGTATTACTGCGGCGACGGCTCGAGAAATCTTGTGATCCGCTGCCTGAAAAAGGCGGGCGGCTTCACGCCGGAGAACGTGGAGGCGGGTGACCGGCTCAACCGGATGTATCTGGCGGAACGGCCGCTCTACGGCGCGCGTCCCTATGAGGGGATGACCGAAGCACTGGAGACGCTGAAGCGGGAAGGCATCGGGATCGCCGTCTTCTCCAACAAGCCGGACGACGCCGCCCGGGAAAGCGTGAGCGGCGTGTACGGCAGTCTCTTTGACCATGTGCAGGGGCAGACCGACAAGGTCCCGATCAAGCCGGATCCGGCGGGCGCGCTGGCGGCAGCCGCCCGGCTCGGCGCAGAGCCGGAGGAATGCGTCTATTTCGGCGATACGTGGACCGACATGCGGACGGGGGAAAATGCGCATATGTATACAGTGGGCGTGCTGTGGGGCTACCGGGACCGGAAGGAGCTGGAAGAGAACGGGGCGGACGAAGTGATCGCCGCGCCGCGTGAGATCCCGGATCTCATCCGGCGGCTGGAAGGCAGAAAACAGATCGGAGGCTGA